One Nocardia iowensis DNA window includes the following coding sequences:
- a CDS encoding glycerol dehydrogenase, giving the protein MLSVFSSPGHYVQGREATAQLGAEMTRLGLGGPVMIVAGGSAQRLLTEAWDRSLSDAKIAYAVHHSSGECTRAEIAQITAAVQDSGSTVVLGAGGGKVLDSARAVADDLELPMISCPTTASSDAPCSALSVIYTDAGEVETYQLVRRNPALVLVDTSVIVQAPARLLASGMGDALATWFEARTCTLAQVRNMRGGASTRSATALAELCYHTLLADGPQALAAVREHAVTPAVERIVEANTLLSGLGFESSGLAAAHAVHNGLTAAPQTHAYLHGEKVAFGVLTQLVLEGAPSAEVDTVLDFCTEVGLPTTLAALGLADADEKTLSAIATRATAPGETIHNEPFAVDAAMTLDAIRTADALGRRSQ; this is encoded by the coding sequence ATGCTGAGTGTGTTTTCTTCGCCGGGGCATTACGTGCAAGGGCGGGAGGCGACCGCGCAACTCGGTGCGGAGATGACCCGGCTCGGGCTCGGCGGGCCGGTCATGATCGTCGCGGGCGGTAGTGCGCAACGGTTGTTGACCGAGGCGTGGGACCGGTCGTTGAGCGACGCGAAAATCGCTTACGCCGTGCACCATTCGAGTGGGGAGTGCACCCGCGCGGAGATCGCCCAGATCACCGCGGCCGTGCAAGACAGTGGCAGCACAGTCGTTTTGGGCGCGGGCGGCGGCAAGGTGCTCGACTCGGCGCGCGCGGTCGCCGACGATCTCGAACTGCCGATGATCAGCTGTCCGACCACCGCGTCGAGTGATGCGCCGTGCAGCGCGCTGTCCGTGATCTACACCGACGCAGGGGAAGTCGAGACCTATCAGCTGGTCCGCCGCAACCCGGCGCTGGTGCTGGTGGACACCTCGGTCATCGTGCAGGCCCCGGCCAGGCTGCTCGCCTCCGGCATGGGCGACGCCCTCGCCACCTGGTTCGAGGCGCGCACATGCACGCTGGCACAGGTGCGCAATATGCGCGGCGGCGCGTCCACCCGCAGCGCCACCGCGCTCGCCGAACTCTGCTACCACACCTTGTTGGCCGATGGGCCGCAGGCATTGGCCGCTGTGCGGGAGCACGCCGTCACCCCCGCGGTCGAGCGCATCGTCGAGGCCAACACCTTGCTGTCCGGGCTCGGCTTCGAATCCTCGGGACTGGCCGCCGCGCACGCCGTGCACAACGGGCTGACGGCTGCCCCGCAGACCCACGCGTATCTGCACGGCGAAAAGGTCGCGTTCGGCGTCTTGACTCAATTGGTCCTCGAAGGCGCCCCGTCCGCCGAGGTCGACACGGTCCTCGACTTCTGCACGGAGGTCGGCCTTCCCACCACCCTCGCCGCTCTCGGCTTGGCCGACGCCGATGAAAAGACCTTGTCCGCGATCGCAACCCGCGCCACCGCACCGGGCGAAACAATCCACAACGAACCCTTCGCCGTGGACGCCGCGATGACCCTCGACGCGATCCGCACCGCTGACGCCCTCGGCCGCCGATCGCAGTAG
- a CDS encoding MazG family protein: MDRLWNFGGWEVTQTHDSLRPYLLEETYELLDAIQHNDAETIKEELGDLLLQVLFHSRIAEDAGEFTVDDVAAALVAKLVNRSPYLRDTQFAADTTLDEKIAAQERAWEERKSAEKSRRSCLDGIAMAQPALALAEKIRARSTKAGLPDDLIPAALRVVHLGGQDSAEERLRKATLNFAATIHATEDAAEAARGERLPLSSHEWRKYWVAQTSAD, encoded by the coding sequence ATGGACCGCCTTTGGAATTTCGGCGGCTGGGAGGTCACCCAAACCCACGACTCCCTGCGCCCCTACCTGCTCGAGGAAACCTACGAGCTCCTCGACGCCATCCAGCACAACGACGCCGAAACCATCAAGGAAGAACTCGGCGACCTGCTGCTCCAGGTCCTCTTCCACTCTCGGATAGCCGAGGACGCAGGCGAATTCACCGTCGACGATGTGGCCGCCGCCCTGGTGGCCAAACTGGTCAATCGCAGCCCCTACCTCCGCGACACCCAATTCGCCGCCGACACCACCCTCGACGAAAAGATCGCCGCTCAGGAAAGGGCCTGGGAGGAACGCAAATCCGCCGAGAAGTCCCGTCGTTCCTGCCTCGACGGCATAGCCATGGCGCAACCGGCCCTGGCGCTGGCCGAAAAGATCCGCGCCCGCAGCACCAAGGCGGGGCTCCCGGATGACCTGATCCCCGCCGCGCTCCGGGTCGTCCACCTCGGTGGCCAGGACAGCGCCGAAGAGCGCCTGCGCAAAGCAACCCTGAACTTCGCCGCCACCATCCACGCCACCGAAGACGCCGCCGAAGCTGCCCGCGGCGAGCGGCTTCCGCTTTCCAGCCACGAATGGCGCAAGTACTGGGTCGCCCAGACCAGCGCGGACTGA
- the mfd gene encoding transcription-repair coupling factor, which translates to MSTHRPPLAGLAAVAGADVALRTVAELVGKTSIELVAPSAVRPFVAATIAATRPLVVVTATGREADDLSVELEEMLGPAVAQFPSWETLPHERLSPGADTVGRRLEVLRRLAHPEDPAFPEPLRVVVTTVRSLMQPMAGGLGDIEPIVLRVGAELDFDELLTRLVEFAYTRVDMVGKRGEFAVRGGILDLFPPTADHPVRVEFWGDEVTELRPFAVADQRSLAEVSVDAVIAPPCRELLLTAAVRERAAAVAVDYAADAALVEMLEKLSHGVPVDGMEALLPVLQPGELRLLTEVLPEGTHVLLCDPEKIRTRAADLVRTGEEFLEASWTAASFGAAAPLGAHGLDLAASGYRALPVVHASADEHELPWWTLSPLTSGAPSEVVLPVLAGPTARGSDELVATIFASLRAHVATGGRAVVVVAGHGTAQRILERLADAEVPAGLLEPGAEPGNGVVGVLCGSLHDGLVFDDAGLVVVAESDLTGNRVTAPGEGKRLPAKRRNQVDPLALNAGDMVVHDQHGIGRFVEMIERTIGGARREYLVIEYAPGKRGQPGDRLFVPMESLDQLSRYVGGEMPSLSKLGGSDWANTKRKARKAVREIAGELVQLYAARQAAPGHAFGPDTPWQQEMEDAFAFTETVDQMTAIAEVKSDMEKPVPMDRVVCGDVGYGKTEIAVRAAFKAVQDGKQVVVLVPTTLLAQQHLQTFTERVAGFPITVKGLSRFTDPADARAVLEGMADGSVDIVVGTHRLLQTGVRWKDLGLVVVDEEQRFGVEHKEHIKALRTHVDVLTMSATPIPRTLEMSLAGIREMSTILTPPEERHPVLTYVGAYNDKQVTAAIRRELLRDGQVFYVHNRVSSIEKAAKRIRDLVPEARVAVAHGQMNEDTLESTVEGFWEREFDVLVCTTIIETGLDISNANTLIVERADALGLSQLHQLRGRVGRSRERGYAYFLYPPEKPLTETAYDRLATIAQNSDLGAGMAVAMKDLEIRGAGNVLGAEQSGHVAGVGFDLYVRLVGEAVEAYRAAADGRPITSEEPKEVRIDLPVDAHIPPDYIASDRLRLEAYRKLASAQEDSALASVVEELVDRYGPLPVEVGRLVSVAKLRLLAREYEVTEIAVTGTTLKVSPLHLPDSKQMRLKRIYPSANYRAASGVISLPLPRVEDSVGAERVRDVVLLQFVADLLLALDGKAQGAVDLTTATEVSAAR; encoded by the coding sequence ATGTCGACCCATCGTCCACCGCTGGCGGGACTCGCGGCGGTAGCCGGTGCCGATGTCGCGTTGCGGACCGTCGCCGAGTTGGTCGGCAAGACCTCGATCGAGCTGGTCGCGCCGTCCGCGGTGCGCCCGTTCGTGGCCGCGACCATCGCCGCGACGCGGCCGCTGGTGGTGGTGACCGCGACCGGTCGCGAGGCGGACGATCTGTCGGTCGAGCTCGAGGAGATGCTCGGCCCCGCGGTCGCGCAGTTCCCGTCCTGGGAAACCCTGCCGCACGAGCGGTTGTCGCCCGGCGCCGACACGGTCGGGCGCCGGCTCGAGGTGCTGCGCAGGCTGGCCCACCCCGAAGACCCGGCCTTTCCCGAACCGCTGCGCGTCGTGGTGACCACCGTGCGCTCGCTCATGCAGCCGATGGCTGGTGGTCTCGGCGATATCGAGCCGATCGTGCTGCGCGTCGGCGCCGAACTCGATTTCGACGAATTGCTCACGCGCCTGGTCGAATTCGCCTACACCCGGGTCGACATGGTTGGCAAGCGCGGTGAGTTCGCGGTGCGCGGCGGCATCCTCGACCTGTTCCCGCCGACCGCCGATCATCCGGTGCGGGTGGAGTTCTGGGGCGACGAGGTCACCGAACTGCGGCCGTTCGCGGTCGCCGATCAGCGCTCGCTGGCCGAGGTGTCGGTCGATGCCGTCATCGCGCCGCCCTGTCGCGAACTGCTGCTCACCGCCGCCGTGCGGGAGCGGGCCGCCGCGGTCGCCGTCGACTACGCGGCCGACGCCGCGCTGGTCGAAATGCTGGAAAAGCTGTCCCATGGCGTCCCGGTCGACGGCATGGAAGCGCTGCTTCCGGTGCTGCAGCCCGGCGAGCTGCGGCTGCTGACCGAGGTGCTGCCCGAGGGCACCCATGTGCTGCTGTGCGATCCGGAGAAGATCCGCACCCGCGCCGCCGATCTGGTGCGCACCGGCGAGGAGTTCCTGGAGGCGTCCTGGACCGCGGCCTCGTTCGGTGCCGCCGCGCCGCTCGGCGCGCACGGTCTCGACCTGGCGGCCTCCGGTTATCGGGCGCTGCCGGTCGTGCACGCGAGCGCGGACGAGCACGAACTGCCCTGGTGGACGCTGAGCCCGCTCACCTCCGGCGCCCCGTCCGAGGTGGTGCTTCCGGTGCTGGCCGGGCCGACCGCCCGCGGCTCCGACGAACTCGTCGCGACCATCTTCGCCTCGCTGCGCGCGCACGTGGCCACCGGCGGCCGCGCCGTGGTCGTCGTTGCCGGACACGGTACGGCGCAACGCATTCTGGAACGGCTCGCCGACGCCGAGGTGCCCGCCGGATTGTTGGAACCCGGTGCCGAACCGGGCAACGGGGTGGTCGGCGTGCTGTGCGGTTCGCTGCACGACGGCCTGGTGTTCGATGACGCCGGGCTGGTGGTCGTCGCCGAATCCGACCTCACCGGCAACCGGGTCACCGCGCCCGGCGAGGGCAAGCGGCTGCCCGCCAAGCGCCGCAACCAGGTGGACCCGCTGGCGTTGAACGCGGGCGACATGGTGGTGCACGACCAGCACGGCATCGGGCGCTTCGTCGAGATGATCGAACGCACCATCGGCGGCGCGCGTCGCGAATACCTGGTGATCGAATACGCGCCAGGCAAGCGCGGCCAGCCCGGCGACCGGCTGTTCGTGCCGATGGAGTCGCTGGATCAGCTGTCGCGTTACGTCGGTGGCGAGATGCCGAGCCTGTCCAAGCTCGGCGGGTCCGACTGGGCCAATACAAAACGCAAGGCGCGCAAGGCGGTTCGGGAGATCGCCGGTGAGCTGGTGCAGCTGTACGCCGCGCGCCAGGCGGCGCCCGGCCACGCCTTCGGCCCGGACACCCCGTGGCAGCAGGAGATGGAGGACGCGTTCGCGTTCACCGAGACCGTCGACCAGATGACCGCCATCGCCGAGGTGAAGTCGGACATGGAGAAACCCGTCCCGATGGACCGGGTGGTGTGTGGCGACGTGGGCTACGGCAAGACCGAGATCGCCGTGCGCGCCGCGTTCAAGGCGGTGCAGGACGGTAAGCAGGTCGTCGTGCTGGTGCCGACAACCCTGCTGGCGCAACAACATCTGCAGACCTTCACCGAACGCGTCGCGGGTTTCCCGATCACCGTGAAGGGCCTGTCCCGATTCACCGACCCGGCCGACGCCCGCGCGGTGCTGGAGGGCATGGCCGACGGCAGCGTCGACATCGTGGTCGGCACCCACCGGCTGCTGCAGACCGGCGTGCGCTGGAAGGACCTGGGCCTGGTCGTGGTCGACGAGGAGCAGCGGTTCGGCGTCGAACACAAGGAACACATCAAGGCGCTGCGCACCCACGTGGACGTGCTGACCATGTCGGCGACGCCGATTCCGCGCACCCTGGAGATGAGCCTGGCTGGCATCCGCGAGATGTCGACCATCCTCACCCCGCCGGAGGAGCGGCATCCGGTGCTCACCTACGTCGGCGCCTATAACGACAAGCAGGTCACCGCCGCCATCCGGCGTGAACTGCTGCGCGACGGCCAGGTCTTCTATGTGCACAACCGGGTGTCCTCGATCGAAAAGGCCGCCAAGCGCATTCGCGATCTGGTGCCCGAGGCGCGGGTCGCCGTGGCGCACGGTCAGATGAACGAAGACACCCTCGAATCCACCGTGGAGGGCTTCTGGGAGCGGGAATTCGACGTGCTCGTCTGTACCACGATCATCGAGACCGGCCTCGACATCTCCAACGCGAACACCCTGATCGTGGAACGTGCTGATGCCCTTGGCCTTTCGCAGCTGCACCAGTTGCGTGGCCGGGTCGGCCGCAGCCGGGAACGCGGCTACGCCTACTTCCTGTACCCGCCGGAGAAGCCGCTCACCGAGACCGCCTACGACCGGCTGGCCACCATCGCCCAGAACTCCGACCTCGGCGCGGGCATGGCGGTGGCCATGAAGGACCTCGAAATCCGCGGTGCGGGCAACGTTCTCGGCGCCGAACAGTCCGGCCATGTCGCCGGTGTCGGCTTCGATCTCTACGTCCGCCTGGTCGGCGAGGCCGTCGAGGCCTACCGCGCCGCCGCCGACGGCAGGCCCATCACCTCCGAGGAACCCAAGGAGGTCCGCATCGACCTGCCGGTCGACGCGCACATTCCGCCCGACTACATCGCCAGCGACCGCCTGCGGCTCGAGGCGTACCGCAAACTCGCCTCCGCCCAGGAGGATTCGGCCCTCGCCTCGGTCGTCGAGGAGCTCGTCGACCGCTACGGGCCGCTGCCGGTCGAGGTGGGCAGGCTGGTCTCGGTCGCGAAACTCCGGCTGCTGGCCCGCGAATACGAGGTCACCGAAATCGCGGTCACCGGAACGACGCTCAAGGTCTCGCCGCTGCACCTGCCCGACTCGAAGCAGATGCGGCTCAAGCGGATCTACCCGAGCGCCAACTACCGTGCCGCCAGCGGGGTGATCTCGCTGCCACTGCCGCGTGTCGAAGACAGCGTCGGCGCCGAACGCGTCCGCGACGTAGTGCTCCTGCAATTCGTCGCGGATCTGCTGCTCGCCCTGGACGGAAAAGCCCAGGGCGCGGTGGATCTCACCACGGCGACCGAAGTCTCGGCCGCGCGATGA
- a CDS encoding TetR/AcrR family transcriptional regulator has translation MTGTQRRQQLIEIGRALFAERGYDATSIEEIAQRAQVSKPVVYEHFGGKEGLYAVVVDREMSMLLDMIVSSLTQNRSRVRLEQVALALLTYIEERTDGFRILVRDQPTGNAEGRYSSLLNEAVNQVAHILAGDFERRGFDTSLATLYAQALVGQVATAATWWLDERKPSKEVVAVHLVNLCWNGLSHLEADPQLSSEWPAGIEE, from the coding sequence ATGACGGGTACCCAGCGGCGGCAGCAACTGATCGAGATCGGTCGCGCGCTGTTCGCCGAACGCGGATATGACGCGACCTCGATCGAGGAGATCGCGCAGCGCGCCCAAGTCTCCAAACCCGTGGTGTACGAACACTTCGGCGGCAAAGAGGGGTTGTACGCGGTCGTGGTCGACCGCGAGATGTCGATGCTGCTCGACATGATCGTCTCGTCGCTGACCCAGAATCGGTCCAGGGTCCGGCTCGAACAGGTCGCGCTCGCGCTGCTGACCTATATCGAGGAACGCACCGACGGCTTCCGGATCCTGGTGCGTGATCAGCCGACGGGCAATGCCGAGGGCCGCTACTCCAGCCTGCTCAACGAGGCCGTGAACCAGGTGGCGCACATCCTCGCCGGGGATTTCGAGCGTCGCGGTTTCGACACCAGCCTGGCCACCCTCTACGCCCAGGCGTTGGTCGGGCAGGTCGCGACCGCGGCCACCTGGTGGCTGGACGAGCGCAAGCCCTCGAAAGAGGTTGTCGCGGTCCACTTGGTGAATCTGTGCTGGAACGGGCTGAGTCATCTGGAGGCCGACCCGCAACTCAGCTCGGAGTGGCCCGCCGGTATCGAGGAGTGA
- the glmU gene encoding bifunctional UDP-N-acetylglucosamine diphosphorylase/glucosamine-1-phosphate N-acetyltransferase GlmU encodes MPQQTAVVVLAAGAGTRMRSKTPKVLHSLAGRSMLAHALHAANEIDPAYLITVVGHDRAQVGAAVNAVATDLGREITPAIQEEQLGTGHAVQCALAALPVGFEGDLLVTSADVPLLDGHTLSALLDEHRSYAERSAVTVLTFVPDDPNGYGRIIRDANGQVVEIVEHADATPEQSAITEVNSGVYAFDAAVLRTMISRLSTANAQHELYLTDVLRLAHEAGHPVHGARLVDAAKVTGVNDRVQLANATSRLNRYILERHMRAGVTIIDPASTWVDASVRIGRDAVLRPGVQLLGDTVIGEDAEIGPDSTLTDVVVGDGARVVRTHGEGAMIGPGAAIGPFSYLRPGTVVGNSGKLGAFVETKNASIGAHSKVPHLTYVGDATIGEHSNIGASSVFVNYDGVTKHHTTVGSHVRTGSDTMFVAPVTVGDGAYTAAGTVLRRSVPPGALAVSGGPQKNIEGWVQRHRPGTAAARAAAEANAAKEMSGQAIEQKDGKQQ; translated from the coding sequence ATGCCACAGCAGACCGCCGTCGTCGTTCTCGCAGCCGGTGCCGGGACGCGAATGCGGTCGAAGACCCCCAAGGTGCTGCATTCGCTGGCCGGTCGGAGCATGCTCGCGCACGCGCTGCATGCGGCGAACGAGATCGACCCCGCATACCTCATCACCGTGGTCGGGCATGACCGTGCGCAGGTCGGCGCCGCGGTCAACGCGGTCGCCACCGACCTCGGGCGCGAGATCACCCCGGCCATCCAGGAAGAACAGCTCGGCACCGGTCACGCGGTGCAGTGCGCACTCGCCGCACTGCCCGTCGGTTTCGAGGGCGATCTGCTGGTCACCTCCGCCGACGTGCCGCTGCTGGACGGGCACACGCTGTCCGCGCTGCTCGACGAACATCGCAGCTACGCCGAACGTTCCGCGGTCACCGTGCTGACCTTCGTGCCCGACGACCCGAACGGCTACGGGCGCATCATCCGCGACGCCAACGGCCAGGTGGTCGAGATCGTCGAGCACGCCGACGCCACGCCGGAGCAGTCCGCGATCACCGAGGTCAACTCGGGTGTGTACGCCTTCGACGCGGCCGTGCTGCGCACCATGATCAGCCGGTTGTCCACCGCGAACGCGCAGCACGAGCTGTATCTGACGGACGTACTGCGGCTGGCGCACGAGGCCGGGCATCCGGTGCACGGCGCCCGCTTGGTCGACGCGGCCAAGGTCACCGGCGTCAATGACCGGGTGCAGCTGGCCAATGCCACCAGCAGGCTCAACCGCTACATCCTGGAACGGCACATGCGCGCCGGTGTCACCATCATCGATCCCGCCTCGACCTGGGTGGACGCGAGTGTGCGGATCGGCCGCGACGCCGTGCTCCGCCCCGGCGTGCAACTGCTCGGCGACACCGTGATCGGCGAGGACGCCGAGATCGGGCCGGACAGCACGCTGACCGATGTGGTCGTCGGCGACGGTGCCCGGGTTGTCCGCACCCACGGCGAGGGCGCGATGATCGGCCCCGGCGCGGCCATCGGCCCGTTCAGTTACCTGCGTCCCGGCACCGTGGTCGGCAATTCCGGCAAGCTCGGCGCCTTCGTGGAAACCAAGAACGCCTCGATCGGCGCGCACTCCAAGGTGCCGCATCTGACCTACGTCGGCGACGCGACGATCGGCGAGCACAGCAACATCGGCGCTTCCAGTGTTTTCGTCAACTACGACGGAGTGACCAAGCATCACACCACTGTCGGCTCACACGTGCGAACGGGAAGCGACACGATGTTTGTCGCACCGGTAACGGTGGGTGACGGCGCGTATACGGCGGCGGGTACTGTACTGCGCAGAAGCGTTCCGCCCGGCGCACTCGCGGTATCCGGCGGGCCGCAGAAGAACATCGAGGGCTGGGTGCAACGGCACCGTCCCGGGACGGCCGCGGCGCGCGCGGCGGCAGAAGCCAACGCCGCCAAAGAGATGTCGGGTCAGGCAATCGAGCAAAAGGATGGCAAACAGCAGTGA
- a CDS encoding ribose-phosphate diphosphokinase, whose product MTASWIDNQKNLMLFSGRAHPELAEQVAKELDVHVTPQTARDFANGEIFVRFEESVRGSDAFVLQSFPAPLNQWLMEQLIMIDALKRGSAKRITAVLPFYPYARQDKKHRGREPISARLVADLLKTAGADRIITVDLHTDQIQGFFDGPVDHMHAQLQLAEYIRNNYTLDHITVVSPDSGRVRVAEKWADSLGGSPLAFIHKTRDPLVPNQIKANRVVGEVEGRTCILIDDMIDTGGTIAGAVKVLKDAGAGDVVIAATHGVLSDPAAERLAACGAKEVVVTNTLPITEEKKFPQLTVLSIAPLLARTIREVFENGSVTGLFNGNA is encoded by the coding sequence GTGACCGCGTCATGGATCGACAACCAGAAGAACCTGATGCTCTTCTCGGGACGCGCTCATCCTGAGCTGGCCGAGCAGGTCGCCAAGGAACTCGACGTCCACGTCACGCCGCAGACCGCACGCGACTTCGCCAACGGTGAGATCTTCGTCCGCTTCGAGGAGTCGGTCCGCGGCTCCGACGCGTTCGTGCTGCAGAGCTTCCCGGCGCCGCTGAACCAATGGTTGATGGAACAGCTCATCATGATCGACGCGCTCAAGCGCGGTTCGGCCAAGCGGATCACCGCCGTGCTGCCGTTCTACCCCTACGCCCGCCAGGACAAGAAGCACCGCGGCCGCGAACCGATCTCGGCTCGCCTGGTCGCCGACCTGCTCAAGACCGCGGGCGCGGACCGCATCATCACCGTCGACCTGCACACCGACCAGATCCAGGGCTTCTTCGACGGCCCCGTCGATCACATGCACGCGCAGCTGCAGCTCGCCGAGTACATCCGCAACAACTACACCCTCGACCACATCACCGTGGTCTCCCCCGACTCCGGCCGCGTGCGCGTCGCCGAGAAGTGGGCCGACTCGCTCGGCGGCTCGCCGCTGGCGTTCATCCACAAGACCCGCGACCCGCTGGTGCCCAACCAGATCAAGGCGAACCGCGTGGTCGGTGAGGTCGAGGGCCGCACCTGCATCCTGATCGACGACATGATCGACACCGGTGGCACCATCGCGGGCGCGGTCAAGGTCCTCAAGGACGCGGGCGCCGGTGACGTGGTCATCGCCGCGACGCACGGCGTGCTGAGCGACCCCGCCGCGGAGCGGCTCGCCGCCTGCGGCGCCAAGGAGGTCGTGGTCACCAACACGCTGCCGATCACCGAAGAGAAGAAGTTCCCGCAGCTGACGGTGCTGTCCATCGCCCCGCTGCTGGCCCGCACCATCCGCGAGGTCTTCGAGAACGGCTCGGTAACGGGCCTTTTCAACGGGAACGCTTAG
- a CDS encoding DUF4190 domain-containing protein, producing the protein MSTPQDPKPTGGAPEPADAETGAPAPSSSRATGASEPAKSSPDSGAAASSGETGADESAKTPSEDSGAAPSLSKGVGAAEPSSQPYTAPPPPVGEWWQPTEAPAGPLGGQQQPWGTGPAGPSTGQPAWGEGPAGESSSQPSRGSGPAGPSMSQPSSEGGPAGPSGNQPTWGAEPAAPSGSHQAWGAPPDQPTSGQQQWGTPQYPQYPGGGQPGAPGSPPQYPQGGVYNYPPPGGYGEQGPTPPGYGEYPQQSYQPYSTEPQRSGTQVFSIIGFVCAVISVLFCPILFGPAGIVLGIVGHNKGEPLGKWAAITSGVGMIIGFLVGFLIFNGDLRT; encoded by the coding sequence ATGAGCACGCCACAGGATCCGAAACCCACCGGTGGTGCGCCGGAGCCGGCGGACGCGGAGACCGGTGCACCGGCACCGTCGTCATCGAGAGCGACCGGGGCGAGCGAGCCCGCGAAGTCCTCGCCCGACTCCGGCGCTGCGGCGTCGTCCGGAGAAACCGGAGCGGATGAGTCCGCGAAGACTCCGAGCGAAGACTCCGGTGCCGCGCCGTCGTTGTCGAAAGGCGTTGGTGCGGCGGAACCTTCGAGTCAGCCGTACACCGCACCGCCACCACCGGTCGGTGAATGGTGGCAGCCGACCGAGGCCCCCGCCGGACCGTTGGGTGGACAGCAGCAACCGTGGGGTACGGGGCCTGCCGGTCCATCCACCGGGCAACCCGCATGGGGCGAAGGACCGGCGGGAGAGTCGAGCAGTCAGCCATCTCGGGGCTCGGGACCTGCTGGGCCGTCGATGAGCCAACCGTCTTCGGAGGGTGGTCCGGCCGGGCCATCGGGCAACCAGCCCACATGGGGTGCAGAACCTGCGGCACCGTCTGGTAGTCACCAGGCGTGGGGCGCGCCCCCTGATCAGCCGACGAGCGGTCAACAGCAATGGGGAACGCCGCAGTACCCGCAGTATCCGGGCGGCGGCCAACCGGGTGCACCGGGAAGCCCGCCGCAGTATCCGCAAGGCGGCGTCTACAACTATCCGCCACCTGGTGGCTATGGCGAACAAGGTCCGACGCCACCCGGCTACGGCGAATACCCCCAGCAGTCCTATCAGCCGTACAGCACCGAACCGCAGCGGTCGGGCACCCAGGTGTTCTCGATCATCGGTTTCGTCTGCGCGGTGATCTCGGTGTTGTTCTGCCCCATCCTGTTCGGTCCTGCGGGGATCGTCCTCGGCATCGTCGGCCACAATAAGGGCGAACCGCTGGGCAAGTGGGCCGCGATCACCTCGGGCGTCGGCATGATCATCGGCTTCCTGGTGGGGTTCCTCATCTTCAACGGAGACCTGAGAACGTAG
- a CDS encoding DUF2461 domain-containing protein: MTEFSGFPLAGLDFYEDLEADNSKAFWTAHKDVYESAVKAPMVALTAELEPDFGAAKIFRPYRDVRFSKDKTPYKDHQGAYVSVAPSTGWYVQVGAAGLYVAGGFYGGSSEQIAQLRATIDHDVRGPELAAILAKLTEAGYTIGGEKLKTKPKGYDADHPRIDLLRHKALVCNKDFGAPPWLDKPRAAKEIRTAWETMRPLVDWLAAVVTGATTRSPLLA, from the coding sequence ATGACCGAGTTCAGCGGCTTTCCGCTGGCGGGGCTGGATTTCTACGAGGATCTCGAGGCCGACAACTCCAAGGCGTTCTGGACGGCACACAAGGACGTGTACGAATCGGCGGTGAAGGCGCCGATGGTCGCCCTCACCGCCGAATTGGAGCCGGATTTCGGTGCGGCCAAGATCTTCCGGCCGTATCGCGACGTGCGGTTTTCCAAGGACAAGACGCCGTACAAGGATCACCAGGGCGCGTATGTGTCCGTTGCGCCGAGCACCGGCTGGTATGTGCAGGTCGGCGCGGCGGGACTGTACGTCGCTGGTGGTTTCTACGGCGGTTCGTCCGAGCAGATCGCCCAGCTGCGCGCCACCATCGATCACGATGTGCGCGGCCCGGAGCTGGCAGCGATTCTGGCGAAGCTGACCGAAGCGGGTTACACGATCGGCGGCGAAAAGCTCAAGACCAAGCCGAAGGGCTACGACGCCGACCATCCGCGGATCGACCTGCTCCGCCACAAGGCCCTGGTCTGCAACAAGGACTTCGGGGCACCGCCCTGGCTGGACAAACCACGAGCCGCCAAGGAGATCCGCACCGCCTGGGAGACGATGCGGCCCCTGGTCGACTGGCTCGCCGCAGTGGTGACCGGCGCGACTACCCGGTCGCCCTTGCTCGCCTAG